A window of Halopseudomonas sabulinigri genomic DNA:
CGCCCAGTAAGACACCGTGATACCCAGGCCCTCGCGCGCGGACTCTACGCCGAGAAAGCCCTCCTGGCGGGCTGCCAGCGCCAGCATGCGCTCAGCCATCGCGCCATAGCCATGGTCGCCGTCGGTACGCAGCGAACTGAAGATGACCGCGTAATACGGTGGTTCTGGGGTTTTTGCCATGCCCGACATGCGTTTCTCCTGACGTTCAGGCGCCTACTTTTGCCGCCAGCTCAAGCGTCAGCTCGGCTGCCGTTATAGCCTTGCAGCCGCTGTTGTTCTGACCCGACCAGAGCGGTGAAAAATCGCTGCTGCCGCGTTGCTCGGCCGCGCTGCGCAGCGGCGTGATGGCGCCACCGGCCAAGGGGAAGGGTGGTGGCGTCTCGCTGAGCGGCC
This region includes:
- a CDS encoding antibiotic biosynthesis monooxygenase family protein codes for the protein MSGMAKTPEPPYYAVIFSSLRTDGDHGYGAMAERMLALAARQEGFLGVESAREGLGITVSYWASEEAIKNWKQNAEHLEAQRLGHNTWYAGFKVRVARVERDYGG